The Thermodesulfovibrio sp. 3462-1 genome contains the following window.
TCGGCTTCTATTGCCTTTGCAATTGCATCTGAACAGCTTGTAATTTTACCACTGCTACACCAAACAGGAGCATGACAGGATATTCCTTTAAGCTGTTTTATTATCTCCTCTGGTTCAATACCACTTCTTAAAGCAAGAGATATAAGTCTACCAATTGCTTCTGCCTGAGAAGCAGCACATCCACCTGCTTTACCTATATTTGTGAAAACTTCAAAGGGTTTGCTTTCCTCATCTTTATTTATTGTTACATAAAGATTTCCGCAGCCTGTTTTCATCAGCCTTGTAACTCCTTTTAGAACCTCAGGTCTTTTTCTTGGTTTAAGAGTTAAAGGAATGCTTTGAGCTTCTGTTTTAGTCTTCTGGATGACCTGTCCCTGTCTTGAGCCATCTCTGTAAACAGTAACACCTTTACATCCAAGACGATAGGCAAGAAGGTAAACTTCTCTTACATCTTCCTCTGTTGCATGATTTGGAAGATTTACTGTTTTGCTGACTGCGTTGTCAACATATTGTTGAAATGCTGCCTGCATGCGAATATGTTCAGATGGAGAGATTTCATGAGCTGTAACGAATATTTTTTTAATCTCCTCAGGAATTTCTTTAATTTCCTGAATTGAACCTGTTTCAGCTATCTTTTCAGCTAAAGCATCAGACCAGAGTCCTAATTTTTCCATCTCTTTTCTGAAATAAGAATTAACTTCTACAAGACGTGTTCCATCCATTACATTTCTTGCAAAACATATTGCAAAAAGAGGTTCAATTCCAGAAGAACATCCTGCAATTATGCTCAGTGTTCCTGTAGGTGCCACTGTTGTAATAGTGGCATTTCTTAAAGGCATTTTTCCGTAATAAATGCTCTTGGGATAGTTAGGAAAGGTTCCTCTTTCTTTTGCAAGTTCTTGAGAAGCATTCCTTCCTTCTTGAAGTATAAACTTCATCAACTCTTCTGCCAAACTGAGAGCTTCCTTTGAGTTGTAAGGAATTTTTAACTGAACAAGCATATCAGCCCAGCCCATTACTCCGAGCCCTATTTTTCTGTTTGCCTTTGTATTCTTTTCTATGATTTCTAAGGGGTACCTATTTGCATCAATTACATTGTCAAGGAAATGAACAGCCTTCCATACGGTGCTTCTTAAAACTTCCCAGTCAACAGTGTTGTTTCTAACCATCTTTGCAAGATTTATTGATCCAAGATTACAGGACTCATATGGTAAAAGAGGTTGTTCTCCGCAGGGATTTGTTGCTTCAATTTCACCGAGCTCAGGTGTTGGATTTGTAGCATTAATTCTGTCAAGGAAAACAATGCCTGGTTCACCATTTTTCCATGCCTGGTGCACAATAAGATCAAAAACTTCTTTTGCTTTAAGCCTTTTTACAGTTTGCAGTGTTCTTGGATTTATAAGATCATATTCTTCATCATTTATAACTGCTTTCATGAACTCTTCAGTGAGACCAACAGAGATATTAAAATTAGTAAATTTTGTAAGGTCATCTTTACATTTTATAAATTCAACGATGTCAGGATGATCAACTCTTAGAAGTCCCATATTAGCTCCTCTACGACGACCGCCCTGTTTTACTGCTTCTGTTGCAGAATCAAAAACACTCATGAATGATACAGGACCTGAACTTATTCCCTTTGTTGAGCCTACAACATCTCCTTTGGGTCTGAGACGAGAGAAACTAAAACCTGTTCCTCCTCCTGATTTATGAATGATCGCAGCATACTTTACTGCATCAAAAATTCCTTCCATAGAGTCTTCCACTGGTAAGACAAAACAGGCACTAAGTTGCCCGAGCGGAGTTCCAGCATTCATTAAAGTAGGAGAGTTTGGCAAAAATTTAAGTGTTGTCATAAGCTCGTAGAATTCCTCTTTTGTTTTATTGACATCTTTTTCAGATTTGCCGTAAATTGCGTCTATTTGAGCAATTGCTGTTGCTACACGATGGAATAATTCCTCTGGTGTTTCTATAATTTTGCCCTCTTCATCTTTTTTAAGATACCTTCTTTTTAAAACTTCTATTGCATTGTGTGTTAATTGTAAAGATAGCTTAAATTTTTCCATCTACTTCTCCTTGTTAAGAAATAAAACTTTAGATTATAATTTTAAGCATGACTGCAGATATTTTTCTACTACTTTTTAATCTAATGTTGATACTACTAAGTGCGGAAATTTTTACAAATGGAGTTGAAGTCTTCGGGAAAAAGCTTTCCCTTAGTCAGGCAGTTACAGGAAGCATACTTGCTGCAGTGGGAACAGCTCTTCCTGAGACAATTTTACCTCTGGTTGCAATATTATTACATAAAGGAGAGGCAGGCCATAGCATTGGCATTGGCGCAATTCTGGGTGCGCCTTTTATGCTTTCTACTCTGGCATTTTTATTGATAGGATTGACAGTTCTTTCTGGATACATTTCAAAAAGGAGAGCTTTTGTTTTTGAAGCAGAAATTCCTACAATAAAGAGAGATTTAATTTTTTTTCTTATTATGTATTCATCAGGAATTTTTCTTCCAATGCTTATAAAACAACATATTGTAGTGGCTTTTTTACTTGTTTTTTGTTATATTGCCTATCTTTATGTGACCTTTAAAAGTGAAAGTGGAGGAATTTTACATGAGGAAAAACTTTATTTTGATAAAATTTTTGGAAAAGTTCTGCCAATAAAAAGATTTGAGACTTTGTTGTCGGTTGCCCAGGTTTTACTTGCTCTTTTTATAATGATTGAATGTGCTCATGGATTTGTCTCTACGCTTGAGCATGTTTCTCTAAAGATAGGATTTGATCCTCTTTTATTTGCTCTTTTGATTGCTCCAGTTGCAACTGAGCTTCCTGAAAAATTTAACTCTGTAACATGGACATTTAAAGGAAGAGATACTCTCGCAATGGGAAATGTAACTGGTGCAATGGTTTTTCAGTCAACTTTTCCAGTATCTGTGGGGATTATTTTTACAGACTGGAATATTACTGGTTATGCTCTATTGAGCGCTTCTTTGGCAATTTTATCAGGAGCAATAATTTTAGGGGAAATCTTTATAAGAAAAAAGATTTCCCCTCTTACTTTAATTTTTTCAGGTTCTTTTTACTTGATATACGCTTTGATAATTATAAAACCCTTTTAACTATTCTTCCTCTTCCTCAAACAATTCCTCAACTTCTTCTTTTCCTTCTTCAAGCTCATCTTCCTGTTCTTCATCATTCATAAGGAGAAGAGTGAGGAATTCACCTACATGGGTTTTTTCTTCTCTTGCAATGTCAAGAAAAACAGCTTTAATTTTTTCATCATTTGTTAATGAAGCAAGTTGTTCATAGAGATTGATAGCATCAAGCTCTGCAATAAGCCCTATTCTTAAAATTTCTCTGGTAATGTCTCCCTGTTCTAATTTTTCCATTGAGAAAGGTATTTTTGAAAGCATAAGCCACCTCCGTTTTTTTTAATTATACAATAAAAATTTGTTAAAATTAAACAAATACATCAAGGAGGACGAAAATGAGAGAGGAAGGCAAAATTTTAGCAGCGTTTCTTTTAGGAGGGGTAATTGGAGCAGCCTTTGCGCTTCTTTATGCACCAAAGTCAGGAGAAGAAACAAGAAAAGAAATTAAAAAGAAAGCTAAAGAGCTTAAGAAAAAAACTGTCAGAGCAGCGGAAGAGCTTTATGAAGAGATTGAAGAATTCTCAGAAATGCTGAAAGAGAAAGTCAAAGATATTAAAGAGCGTGGAGAGGATGCTAAAAAAGAGATTTTAAATCAGATTGAAAAACTTACAAAAGTAATTGATGAGAAAAAGAAGAAGCTTCTGGAGAAGCTTGATTGATTGAAAAAAAGGCTCTTCTGGACTTAGATTTTTATAAAATTCTGAGTTTAATAGAAGAGTTTGCTAATTCCTCAGCTACAAAAAAAGCTATTGAAGCGATTTTTCCTTTTGATGACTTTGAACAAGCAGAAAGGGCGCTTAAGGAATTTGAAGAAATAAAAAAATATCTTGATCAGGGAAAAGAGCTCCCAATATCTTTTTTCCCTGATATTTCTGAATTACTTGATAGAGCAAAGAAAGAAGGAGCTATTTTTGAATCATCTGAGTTAACTCAATTTTTAAAGGTTCTGAGAGTTCTGGATAAAGTAGCCCCTTTTCTTGATGAGTTTTTAAACTATTCTTTTTTAAGAGATAAAATAAAAAGTATTCTTAAAACCAGTTTATCCATCGGTCAACCATATCTTCTTGCAATACTTGAAAATACCGTTGATGAAGAGGGAAATATTCTTGATACAGCCTCTGCGTATCTGAATTACATAAGAAAACAGATAAAAATAACAGAGGAAAGAATAAAACAAAAGCTTGAAGAAATAATTAACAGGCCAAACATACAGGTTTTTCTTCAGGACAGATTTATCACAAAAAGAAACAACAGATGGGTTATACCTGTTCGGATGGATTCAAAGGGACAGGTTGCAGGAATTGTTCATGATATATCTCGTTCAGGGGAAACAGCTTTTATAGAACCCGCTGAAATCACGCCTTTATCCAAGAAACTGGAAGAGCTTTTAATTGAACAGAGAGTTGAAGAAACAAGAATACTTAAGGAGCTCTCTTTTGAGATTCATCAAATCAGTGATGCCCTTGAAAGAGAATTTAAATTACTCATTTATTTTGATAAAATTCTTTCAATATATAAATTTTCCAGAAAATTTAATGCTCATGCTCCTCAACTCAGTAAAGAAATCATGATAAATCTAATTGATGCAAGACATCCTGTTCTGATGCTTTCCAGAGATGTTGTGCCTCTTCAGATAGAACTGAGGAATAAAAAAGTTCTTGTAATTACAGGACCAAATGCAGGAGGCAAAACTGTAACACTGAAGACAATAGGACTTCTAACTGCAATGGCTATCTCTGGACTTCCCATATCTGCCAGTCCTTCCTCCACAATTCCTTTTGTAAAAACTATTTATGTTGACCTCTATCATGGAGACTCTATTGAAGAGCATCTTTCAAGCTTTGCCTTGCATGTAGTAACTCTCAAAAAAATAGTTGAAGAGGCTAATTCTGATAGTCTTGTTCTTCTTGATGAAATAGGCACAAATACTGATCCTGAGGAAGGCTCTGCCTTGGCATGTGCAATCCTTGAAGATTTAAAAGACAGAGGAGTTTTTACCTTCGCGACAACCCATTTAAGTAAAGTTAAAATTT
Protein-coding sequences here:
- a CDS encoding vitamin B12-dependent ribonucleotide reductase, coding for MEKFKLSLQLTHNAIEVLKRRYLKKDEEGKIIETPEELFHRVATAIAQIDAIYGKSEKDVNKTKEEFYELMTTLKFLPNSPTLMNAGTPLGQLSACFVLPVEDSMEGIFDAVKYAAIIHKSGGGTGFSFSRLRPKGDVVGSTKGISSGPVSFMSVFDSATEAVKQGGRRRGANMGLLRVDHPDIVEFIKCKDDLTKFTNFNISVGLTEEFMKAVINDEEYDLINPRTLQTVKRLKAKEVFDLIVHQAWKNGEPGIVFLDRINATNPTPELGEIEATNPCGEQPLLPYESCNLGSINLAKMVRNNTVDWEVLRSTVWKAVHFLDNVIDANRYPLEIIEKNTKANRKIGLGVMGWADMLVQLKIPYNSKEALSLAEELMKFILQEGRNASQELAKERGTFPNYPKSIYYGKMPLRNATITTVAPTGTLSIIAGCSSGIEPLFAICFARNVMDGTRLVEVNSYFRKEMEKLGLWSDALAEKIAETGSIQEIKEIPEEIKKIFVTAHEISPSEHIRMQAAFQQYVDNAVSKTVNLPNHATEEDVREVYLLAYRLGCKGVTVYRDGSRQGQVIQKTKTEAQSIPLTLKPRKRPEVLKGVTRLMKTGCGNLYVTINKDEESKPFEVFTNIGKAGGCAASQAEAIGRLISLALRSGIEPEEIIKQLKGISCHAPVWCSSGKITSCSDAIAKAIEAEIRESSHSKMGDSKASGDSVAQRVSQNSKLTVQISDDEAAHYGACPECGSALSYEEGCVICHSCGFTRCS
- a CDS encoding sodium:calcium antiporter, which translates into the protein MTADIFLLLFNLMLILLSAEIFTNGVEVFGKKLSLSQAVTGSILAAVGTALPETILPLVAILLHKGEAGHSIGIGAILGAPFMLSTLAFLLIGLTVLSGYISKRRAFVFEAEIPTIKRDLIFFLIMYSSGIFLPMLIKQHIVVAFLLVFCYIAYLYVTFKSESGGILHEEKLYFDKIFGKVLPIKRFETLLSVAQVLLALFIMIECAHGFVSTLEHVSLKIGFDPLLFALLIAPVATELPEKFNSVTWTFKGRDTLAMGNVTGAMVFQSTFPVSVGIIFTDWNITGYALLSASLAILSGAIILGEIFIRKKISPLTLIFSGSFYLIYALIIIKPF
- a CDS encoding ferritin family protein codes for the protein MLSKIPFSMEKLEQGDITREILRIGLIAELDAINLYEQLASLTNDEKIKAVFLDIAREEKTHVGEFLTLLLMNDEEQEDELEEGKEEVEELFEEEEE
- a CDS encoding YtxH domain-containing protein, with translation MREEGKILAAFLLGGVIGAAFALLYAPKSGEETRKEIKKKAKELKKKTVRAAEELYEEIEEFSEMLKEKVKDIKERGEDAKKEILNQIEKLTKVIDEKKKKLLEKLD
- a CDS encoding endonuclease MutS2 — translated: MIEKKALLDLDFYKILSLIEEFANSSATKKAIEAIFPFDDFEQAERALKEFEEIKKYLDQGKELPISFFPDISELLDRAKKEGAIFESSELTQFLKVLRVLDKVAPFLDEFLNYSFLRDKIKSILKTSLSIGQPYLLAILENTVDEEGNILDTASAYLNYIRKQIKITEERIKQKLEEIINRPNIQVFLQDRFITKRNNRWVIPVRMDSKGQVAGIVHDISRSGETAFIEPAEITPLSKKLEELLIEQRVEETRILKELSFEIHQISDALEREFKLLIYFDKILSIYKFSRKFNAHAPQLSKEIMINLIDARHPVLMLSRDVVPLQIELRNKKVLVITGPNAGGKTVTLKTIGLLTAMAISGLPISASPSSTIPFVKTIYVDLYHGDSIEEHLSSFALHVVTLKKIVEEANSDSLVLLDEIGTNTDPEEGSALACAILEDLKDRGVFTFATTHLSKVKIFATTNEDIEIASMLFDEKTMSPLYKLSIGSLAPSYAFQIAQKYGFPEKLIKRAYELKGSQDKEIYKLLKELEEAKAEYNKKIDEIEKIKNSIIAEKEKLEKEISLAYEKKRKIIEEAKIEAHNMLMKLKREVNILYEEAKKADRKKLKEISLKISEFSKKLLSQEIRVPENIQIGDIVRVKTLGLTGKVAFIEDKKVKIQTDKMFVEAKIDELEKINPEQKEEKSNISFVQDEEITTKLDIRSLRVDESVPLIEKFLNKLSLSETSSGIIIHGIGKGILRDFVRDYLKEHPAVKSFRKGNAEEGGDAVTVVEIK